In Desulfovibrio sp. 86, the following proteins share a genomic window:
- a CDS encoding autotransporter outer membrane beta-barrel domain-containing protein — MLHHKLHVLPLVFAALLFLLPLHGLAATVEYSSGTHLYLIGNPVNAGDSAGMGGQDDPNALVNNANASGNTVTVAGGMVNLIISGGCYIDKYRTDVVANDNRVDITNFTGGENTRVYGGSAWSMANTSGITVTTTGNNVTVRGGRFYSIFGGFASTLYGFALSGGNRVHVTGANVDFISGGEAHTRGTEAIAAGNEAIVIDSTVTKDIYGGFAFAPVGTAIAMGNSVILSGGAVSGDIYGGVSALSVGAGVGGSATGNSVTISGAPNLANSKLYGGIVRNGTDPLEVRYGDAFSGNTLNIKTSGLTVQGLYNFQNINFYLPSSLAAGDTALTTTGEARLSENDGGTGRKATINVGVAGGAAPLKNGDQVVLINAGTLTGTPANSTVNSQGVTLRYSFDILTQGNKLLGTVTSSSVNPQAKALSEGFIGGMAMTLQGADLAAGKGMESAVQASSGAGESGFAGFGALSGGSLRFNTGSHMDMRSLSLLTGLAWGVDCTLGRFTAGPFFEYGNGSYNTANSFSNAADVDGNGNTHYLGGGLLARMDFTSTGPGHFYTEASGRAGSIHNKYDSSDLRDATGREAEYDSDTPYYGLHLGAGYIWNITDAASLDLYGKYFWTRQTGDSISLSTGDPIDFDDVYSSRLRFGSRFAYLVNEYVSPYAGVAWEHEFDGKARASTNGFNMQAPSMRGDTGIGELGLLLKPSQTLPLSFDLGVQGYTGKREGVTGSLQAKWEF, encoded by the coding sequence ATGTTGCATCATAAGCTGCACGTCTTGCCACTTGTTTTTGCGGCTCTGCTCTTTCTGTTGCCGCTGCATGGTCTGGCCGCCACTGTGGAGTATAGTTCTGGAACGCATCTTTACCTTATCGGCAACCCTGTCAATGCGGGGGACAGCGCTGGCATGGGCGGCCAGGACGACCCCAACGCGCTTGTCAACAATGCCAATGCTTCCGGCAATACCGTGACCGTAGCGGGCGGTATGGTAAATTTGATCATCAGCGGCGGCTGTTATATTGATAAATATCGCACAGATGTTGTGGCCAACGACAACCGGGTGGACATCACAAATTTCACAGGAGGAGAGAACACTCGGGTTTATGGCGGATCTGCCTGGTCTATGGCAAATACCAGCGGCATCACCGTCACAACCACGGGCAATAATGTAACCGTCAGGGGGGGGAGGTTCTACAGCATTTTCGGCGGCTTTGCTTCCACCCTTTACGGCTTTGCTCTGTCTGGCGGCAACAGGGTGCATGTTACCGGCGCCAATGTGGATTTCATTAGTGGCGGCGAAGCCCATACAAGGGGTACGGAGGCCATAGCCGCGGGAAATGAGGCGATTGTCATAGACAGCACGGTCACCAAGGACATTTATGGCGGCTTTGCTTTTGCCCCTGTTGGCACCGCCATTGCTATGGGCAATAGCGTAATCCTCAGCGGCGGCGCGGTAAGCGGCGATATCTATGGCGGCGTTAGCGCACTTTCTGTTGGCGCCGGCGTGGGCGGTTCGGCCACGGGCAACAGCGTGACCATCAGCGGCGCTCCCAACCTGGCAAACAGCAAACTTTACGGCGGCATTGTCAGAAATGGAACAGACCCTCTTGAGGTTAGATACGGAGATGCCTTCAGCGGCAACACCCTGAATATAAAAACATCGGGCCTGACTGTGCAGGGCCTGTACAATTTTCAGAATATCAACTTCTACCTGCCCTCCTCCCTGGCGGCGGGGGATACCGCACTCACCACGACCGGCGAGGCGCGTCTTTCTGAAAACGACGGTGGCACAGGCAGAAAGGCCACAATCAACGTGGGTGTTGCGGGCGGTGCCGCACCGCTAAAAAATGGGGACCAAGTGGTGCTCATCAACGCCGGAACGCTGACCGGCACACCCGCCAACAGCACGGTCAACAGTCAGGGCGTGACCCTGCGTTATAGTTTCGACATTCTGACTCAGGGCAATAAATTGCTGGGCACTGTCACCTCTTCCAGCGTGAACCCGCAAGCTAAAGCTCTGTCAGAAGGATTTATTGGCGGCATGGCCATGACGTTGCAAGGAGCGGATCTCGCGGCGGGCAAGGGTATGGAATCTGCCGTGCAGGCCTCTTCCGGTGCGGGTGAGAGCGGGTTTGCCGGGTTCGGCGCGCTTTCTGGCGGTTCACTTCGCTTCAACACCGGCTCTCATATGGACATGAGGAGCCTGTCTCTGCTCACTGGCCTTGCCTGGGGCGTTGATTGTACCCTTGGACGTTTTACAGCGGGTCCTTTTTTCGAGTACGGCAATGGCTCGTACAATACCGCCAACTCCTTCAGCAATGCCGCTGACGTGGACGGCAACGGCAACACGCACTATTTGGGCGGTGGCCTGCTGGCCCGTATGGATTTCACATCCACTGGCCCCGGTCATTTTTATACCGAAGCCAGCGGGCGCGCAGGATCGATACACAATAAATACGACAGCTCAGACCTGCGCGACGCCACCGGGCGCGAGGCGGAGTATGACAGCGACACGCCGTACTACGGGCTGCATCTGGGCGCAGGCTATATATGGAACATTACTGACGCTGCCAGTCTTGACCTCTATGGCAAGTACTTTTGGACGCGGCAGACGGGCGATTCCATCAGTCTGTCCACTGGCGACCCCATTGATTTTGATGATGTGTACTCCAGCCGTCTGCGGTTTGGTTCTCGCTTCGCCTATCTGGTAAATGAATATGTCAGCCCCTACGCTGGTGTTGCCTGGGAACATGAATTCGACGGCAAGGCCCGCGCCTCCACCAATGGCTTCAATATGCAAGCCCCATCCATGCGCGGTGATACCGGCATCGGTGAGTTGGGCCTGTTGCTCAAGCCCTCCCAAACGCTGCCCCTTTCCTTTGACCTCGGCGTGCAGGGGTATACGGGCAAAAGAGAGGGTGTGACAGGCAGCCTGCAGGCCAAGTGGGAGTTTTGA
- the mutL gene encoding DNA mismatch repair endonuclease MutL: MSENKRHIRLLPPELRNQIAAGEVVERPASVLKELVENSLDAQANQIDVCLENGGQSRISVQDDGCGIPAEDLELAVTRHATSKIACLEDLERILSYGFRGEALPSIASVSRFSITSAHAGEDGNVTAHRVEVEHGLLKSSGPAALHRGTLVEVRDLFSNIPARLKFLKTPSTEFKRAQDWLARLALTRPEVGFSLHSGEREALRFLPGQTLAGRLGILWPRLVVDALRPFDGQRHGIRAHGLAALPNVSQPRGDRILLYVNGRSVTDKRLLAAVREAYKGRMTSRDYPQIVLFVEMDPAEVDVNVHPAKSEVRFRDESAVFSAVLHAVQAALVTSFDVADAAWHDAGAASAGTAFMGGTDHAAGESATESTGAVTRPMGFWGRLDNPPLVERPERDSLADAGPWQASAPAATASAAAHTAYAQNPPHGFGQGDMPAHMPAQMDGPASQYGHNQGWEQANGAQSPPGPEHGAQPLGVATQGHAQSGEQSSPAGVFVRPEGVDAHGSMAEASAPYGSGLNAEISGPDAAARAAESYADGESVRDRQPLRVENVEYLGQVADTYLVLRDRAGALLLLDQHAAHERILYARMRKGAFAGSGQLLALPLEMSLHPAERERLFDLRSTLESLGFVLETTASGLEVRGMPPVLSRAEARDFLREALAGRKDDLADMFISMSCKAAIKAGQRLTDDEAAGLLRQWLATDAREYCPHGRPCILRWDATELEKLFKRRQS, from the coding sequence ATGTCTGAAAATAAACGTCATATACGTCTGCTGCCGCCTGAGCTGCGCAACCAGATCGCCGCTGGCGAAGTGGTTGAACGGCCCGCCAGCGTGTTGAAGGAACTGGTGGAAAACAGCCTGGACGCCCAGGCCAACCAGATAGATGTTTGCCTTGAAAACGGCGGCCAAAGCCGCATCAGCGTGCAGGATGACGGTTGCGGCATCCCCGCTGAAGACCTGGAACTGGCCGTTACCCGTCACGCCACCAGCAAGATTGCCTGCCTTGAAGATCTGGAGCGCATCCTGTCCTACGGATTTCGTGGCGAGGCTTTGCCGAGCATAGCCTCGGTGTCGCGTTTTTCCATTACCTCCGCCCATGCCGGGGAGGACGGGAATGTGACGGCGCACCGGGTGGAAGTGGAACACGGCCTGCTTAAAAGTTCTGGCCCGGCGGCCCTGCACAGGGGCACTCTGGTGGAGGTGCGCGACCTTTTTTCCAATATACCAGCTCGCCTGAAATTTTTAAAGACCCCCTCCACGGAGTTCAAGCGCGCTCAGGACTGGCTGGCCCGTCTGGCGCTCACCCGGCCCGAGGTGGGCTTCAGCCTGCATTCGGGCGAGCGCGAGGCCCTGCGTTTTCTGCCGGGGCAGACCCTTGCCGGGCGTCTCGGCATCCTGTGGCCACGGCTTGTGGTGGACGCCCTGCGCCCCTTTGACGGCCAGAGGCACGGCATACGCGCTCACGGTCTGGCGGCCCTGCCCAATGTGAGCCAGCCGCGCGGCGACCGCATCCTGCTCTACGTCAACGGGCGCTCCGTCACGGACAAACGCCTGCTGGCCGCCGTGCGCGAAGCCTACAAGGGGCGCATGACCAGCCGTGACTATCCGCAGATCGTGCTTTTTGTGGAAATGGACCCGGCGGAGGTGGACGTCAACGTGCACCCGGCCAAGAGCGAAGTGCGCTTCAGGGACGAATCCGCAGTTTTTTCCGCAGTGCTGCACGCAGTTCAGGCCGCGCTTGTCACGTCCTTTGACGTGGCCGACGCCGCCTGGCATGACGCTGGCGCGGCGTCTGCGGGCACGGCCTTTATGGGCGGGACGGATCACGCTGCCGGGGAATCCGCTACGGAATCCACGGGCGCTGTCACGCGGCCCATGGGCTTCTGGGGGCGGCTCGACAATCCCCCCCTTGTGGAGCGCCCGGAACGGGACAGCCTCGCGGATGCGGGCCCATGGCAGGCCAGCGCGCCTGCAGCCACGGCCTCCGCCGCAGCCCACACCGCATATGCCCAGAACCCGCCCCACGGCTTCGGCCAGGGGGACATGCCTGCCCACATGCCTGCCCAGATGGACGGGCCAGCCAGCCAGTACGGCCACAATCAAGGCTGGGAGCAGGCGAACGGGGCACAGTCGCCCCCAGGCCCGGAACACGGAGCGCAACCCTTGGGCGTGGCAACGCAGGGCCATGCGCAAAGCGGGGAACAGTCGAGTCCCGCCGGGGTGTTTGTGCGCCCCGAAGGCGTGGACGCCCATGGAAGTATGGCGGAAGCCAGCGCGCCCTATGGCTCTGGCCTGAATGCCGAAATCTCTGGCCCGGACGCCGCCGCGCGCGCGGCCGAATCGTATGCCGATGGCGAAAGCGTGCGGGATCGTCAGCCCCTGCGCGTGGAAAATGTGGAGTATCTGGGCCAGGTGGCCGACACCTACCTTGTGCTGCGCGACAGGGCCGGAGCATTGCTTTTGCTGGATCAGCACGCTGCCCACGAGCGCATACTCTATGCCCGCATGCGCAAGGGCGCTTTTGCGGGGTCGGGTCAGTTGCTGGCCTTGCCGCTGGAAATGTCCCTGCACCCGGCAGAGCGCGAACGGCTTTTTGATTTGAGGTCCACGCTGGAATCCCTTGGGTTTGTGCTCGAAACCACGGCCAGCGGGCTTGAGGTCAGGGGCATGCCGCCTGTTCTTTCGCGGGCCGAGGCCAGGGACTTTCTGCGTGAAGCGCTGGCGGGCCGCAAGGACGATCTGGCGGACATGTTCATATCCATGTCCTGCAAGGCTGCCATCAAGGCCGGGCAGCGCCTCACCGACGACGAAGCCGCCGGGCTGCTGCGTCAGTGGCTGGCCACCGACGCCAGGGAGTATTGCCCACACGGCCGCCCCTGCATCCTGCGCTGGGACGCCACGGAGCTGGAAAAGCTGTTCAAGCGGAGGCAATCGTGA
- the purE gene encoding 5-(carboxyamino)imidazole ribonucleotide mutase, translating to MAQVVILMGSQSDEDKVSPCVEVLKSLGVSCVITVSSAHRTPERTERLVSEHEAAGAQVFICAAGMAAHLAGAVAARTTRPVIGIPVSSVALGGMDALLATVQMPPGFPVATVALDKAGARNAAWLAAQILALTDPALADRIKAARAKMRDDVEKAGEEITRKYA from the coding sequence ATGGCGCAAGTAGTCATATTGATGGGTTCGCAGTCTGATGAAGACAAGGTCAGCCCCTGTGTTGAAGTGCTGAAAAGCCTGGGTGTAAGCTGTGTCATTACGGTCAGTTCCGCCCACCGCACCCCTGAACGCACGGAAAGGCTGGTGAGCGAGCACGAAGCCGCAGGCGCACAGGTATTTATCTGCGCGGCGGGCATGGCGGCGCATCTGGCCGGGGCCGTGGCCGCGCGCACCACGCGCCCTGTCATAGGCATTCCCGTGTCCAGCGTGGCCCTTGGCGGCATGGACGCCCTGCTGGCCACTGTGCAGATGCCCCCAGGATTCCCCGTGGCCACCGTGGCTCTGGACAAGGCCGGAGCGCGCAACGCCGCCTGGCTTGCCGCCCAGATTCTGGCTCTGACGGATCCTGCCCTTGCCGACAGGATCAAGGCCGCCCGCGCGAAAATGCGGGACGACGTGGAAAAGGCCGGCGAAGAAATCACCCGCAAATACGCCTGA
- a CDS encoding EVE domain-containing protein — protein sequence MEKKYWLLKSEPGCYSIDDLAAEPEQITCWSGVRNYQARNFLRDQMSVGDMVIFYHSVTDPSAMGVACVVRAGYPDPTAWEPEDEHFDPKSTPERPLWYAVDVRFVKKFANAVPLKAMRMDPALAGMELLRKGSRLSVMPVSKEEFEIVCRMGDPLGA from the coding sequence ATGGAAAAGAAATATTGGCTCCTGAAGTCCGAGCCTGGGTGCTATTCCATCGACGATCTTGCGGCCGAGCCGGAACAGATCACCTGCTGGAGCGGCGTGCGCAACTATCAGGCGCGCAACTTTCTGCGGGATCAGATGTCTGTGGGCGATATGGTCATTTTTTATCACAGCGTCACGGACCCCTCGGCCATGGGCGTGGCCTGTGTGGTCAGGGCCGGCTACCCCGACCCCACCGCCTGGGAACCGGAAGACGAGCATTTTGATCCCAAATCAACGCCCGAAAGGCCGCTCTGGTATGCGGTGGATGTGCGCTTTGTCAAAAAATTCGCCAATGCCGTGCCGCTCAAGGCCATGCGCATGGATCCCGCCCTGGCGGGGATGGAATTGCTGCGCAAGGGGTCGAGGCTTTCGGTTATGCCCGTGAGCAAAGAAGAATTTGAGATTGTTTGCAGAATGGGGGACCCGCTGGGCGCGTAG